A genomic stretch from Erysipelothrix sp. HDW6C includes:
- a CDS encoding ABC transporter permease, which produces MLDLFISNLPKILMATLVHVKYVIISVTLGSIIAIIIASVLSRYKRLSKYILPIIGIFQTIPGIVFIGVLFVYTGMRPITVYIALTVYAIFPVLKNTYAGILEVDDGLVEAAKGIGMTKWQSLFKVELPMATSAIFTGIRMATVYTVSWAVLAAMIGQGGLGEFIYVGIDTNVQAYILMGAIPAALLAIVMGFIVDTLKSVVTARTMRQGGQHEA; this is translated from the coding sequence GTGCTTGATTTATTCATCAGTAATTTACCAAAAATTCTTATGGCAACATTGGTTCATGTTAAATATGTCATTATTTCCGTTACTCTAGGTAGCATTATCGCAATTATCATTGCATCAGTATTGTCACGATACAAGAGATTGTCAAAGTACATTCTACCCATAATTGGTATTTTTCAGACAATACCTGGGATTGTATTTATTGGAGTGCTCTTTGTTTACACAGGTATGCGTCCGATTACTGTGTATATCGCATTAACGGTCTATGCCATCTTTCCTGTCCTCAAGAATACCTATGCTGGAATTCTTGAAGTAGATGATGGCTTGGTTGAAGCGGCCAAAGGAATCGGTATGACAAAATGGCAGTCGTTGTTCAAGGTGGAATTACCAATGGCAACCTCGGCAATATTCACAGGGATACGCATGGCAACAGTTTATACTGTGAGCTGGGCAGTTCTTGCGGCCATGATTGGTCAAGGAGGATTGGGTGAATTTATTTATGTTGGGATTGATACCAATGTACAAGCCTATATACTAATGGGAGCAATTCCTGCGGCGCTGCTAGCCATCGTTATGGGATTTATCGTCGATACTTTAAAAAGTGTTGTTACTGCTCGAACAATGCGTCAAGGAGGTCAACATGAAGCTTAA